A stretch of Lathyrus oleraceus cultivar Zhongwan6 chromosome 6, CAAS_Psat_ZW6_1.0, whole genome shotgun sequence DNA encodes these proteins:
- the LOC127098192 gene encoding uncharacterized protein LOC127098192 isoform X1: protein MSGGSRYLFSKGILSHASDVPPYRLFLEAHPGAYTTSRTHDNASYLMFWERHIKRLSQSIQILSNSAPQLLFKSHNAASLQPLLSNLPVWQLALKRLVNDSLEKVLPIALKERVGSEELIVNTLVTGNSEELNVSESTSEDNMSKIFDVHVHIETYVPPQFGIRGNGEHLAVGGYGRNVAAAKYSDWVRIRKTLEKLRPPSVTELLLSYNGDQILEGSTTNFFVVSRKEDWDSDDGKAPFDYGNKNSFEVQTAPTTDGVLPGIIRQLVLEVCMKEGITFREVAPSWSKHEIWEEAFVTNSLRLLQHVESIQVPTEWQSAHSKTWKDISWTKKLFQDGPGMITTLIQGKVMEKAILEGYPISNLCRR from the exons ATGTCAGGAGGTTCTAGGTATCTCTTCAGTAAGGGCATCCTTTCACACGCCTCAGATGTTCCTCCTTACAGACTCTTTCTTGAAGCTCATCCAG GTGCTTACACAACATCACGGACTCACGATAACGCTTCATACTTGATGTTTTGGGAAAGACACATCAAAAGACTTTCACAATCTATACAAATTCTCTCAAACTCCGCACCACAGCTTTTATTTAAATCTCATAATGCTGCAAGTTTGCAGCCATTGTTATCAAATTTGCCAGTTTGGCAACTTGCATTGAAGAGGCTTGTTAATGATTCTTTGGAGAAAGTCTTGCCAATTGCGTTGAAAGAGAGGGTTGGTTCTGAGGAGCTGATCGTCAATACTCTTGTTACTGGTAATTCAGAGGAATTGAATGTAAGCGAGAGTACGAGTGAGGACAATATGAGTAAAATTTTTGACGTGCATGTGCATATTGAAACTTATGTACCTCCTCAATTCGGTATCCGCGGAAATGGCGAACATTTGGCTGTTGGGGGCTATGGGAGGAACGTTGCAGCTGCAAAATATTCAGATTGGGTGAG GATTAGGAAGACTCTTGAAAAGCTCAGACCTCCATCAGTGACAGAACTGTTGCTGTCTTATAATGGTGATCAAATACTTGAAGGTTCTACTACAAATTTTTTCGTTGTTTCCCGCAAG GAGGATTGGGATTCAGATGATGGGAAGGCCCCATTTGATTATGGAAATAAAAACTCCTTTGAAGTGCAGACAGCTCCTACCACTGATGGTGTCCTTCCAGGAATAATACGCCAACTAGTGCTCGA GGTATGCATGAAAGAAGGAATCACATTTCGAGAAGTTGCTCCATCATGGTCGAAACATGAAATCTGGGAGGAAGCATTTGTCACAA ATAGCTTGAGGCTTTTGCAACATGTAGAGAGTATTCAGGTTCCAACAGAATGGCAATCAGCCCATTCTAAAACGTGGAAGGATATATCATGGACAAAAAAGCTATTTCAG GACGGACCTGGGATGATCACAACATTAATCCAG GGAAAGGTTATGGAAAAAGCAATTTTGGAAGGATATCCAATAAGTAACTTATGTAGAAGGTGA
- the LOC127098192 gene encoding uncharacterized protein LOC127098192 isoform X2, producing MSGSRYLFSNGILSHTLDVPPVKHFLEAHPGAYTTSRTHDNASYLMFWERHIKRLSQSIQILSNSAPQLLFKSHNAASLQPLLSNLPVWQLALKRLVNDSLEKVLPIALKERVGSEELIVNTLVTGNSEELNVSESTSEDNMSKIFDVHVHIETYVPPQFGIRGNGEHLAVGGYGRNVAAAKYSDWVRIRKTLEKLRPPSVTELLLSYNGDQILEGSTTNFFVVSRKEDWDSDDGKAPFDYGNKNSFEVQTAPTTDGVLPGIIRQLVLEVCMKEGITFREVAPSWSKHEIWEEAFVTNSLRLLQHVESIQVPTEWQSAHSKTWKDISWTKKLFQDGPGMITTLIQGKVMEKAILEGYPISNLCRR from the exons ATGTCAGGTTCGAGGTATCTCTTCAGTAATGGCATTCTTTCACACACCTTAGACGTTCCTCCTGTCAAACACTTTCTTGAAGCTCATCCAG GTGCTTACACAACATCACGGACTCACGATAACGCTTCATACTTGATGTTTTGGGAAAGACACATCAAAAGACTTTCACAATCTATACAAATTCTCTCAAACTCCGCACCACAGCTTTTATTTAAATCTCATAATGCTGCAAGTTTGCAGCCATTGTTATCAAATTTGCCAGTTTGGCAACTTGCATTGAAGAGGCTTGTTAATGATTCTTTGGAGAAAGTCTTGCCAATTGCGTTGAAAGAGAGGGTTGGTTCTGAGGAGCTGATCGTCAATACTCTTGTTACTGGTAATTCAGAGGAATTGAATGTAAGCGAGAGTACGAGTGAGGACAATATGAGTAAAATTTTTGACGTGCATGTGCATATTGAAACTTATGTACCTCCTCAATTCGGTATCCGCGGAAATGGCGAACATTTGGCTGTTGGGGGCTATGGGAGGAACGTTGCAGCTGCAAAATATTCAGATTGGGTGAG GATTAGGAAGACTCTTGAAAAGCTCAGACCTCCATCAGTGACAGAACTGTTGCTGTCTTATAATGGTGATCAAATACTTGAAGGTTCTACTACAAATTTTTTCGTTGTTTCCCGCAAG GAGGATTGGGATTCAGATGATGGGAAGGCCCCATTTGATTATGGAAATAAAAACTCCTTTGAAGTGCAGACAGCTCCTACCACTGATGGTGTCCTTCCAGGAATAATACGCCAACTAGTGCTCGA GGTATGCATGAAAGAAGGAATCACATTTCGAGAAGTTGCTCCATCATGGTCGAAACATGAAATCTGGGAGGAAGCATTTGTCACAA ATAGCTTGAGGCTTTTGCAACATGTAGAGAGTATTCAGGTTCCAACAGAATGGCAATCAGCCCATTCTAAAACGTGGAAGGATATATCATGGACAAAAAAGCTATTTCAG GACGGACCTGGGATGATCACAACATTAATCCAG GGAAAGGTTATGGAAAAAGCAATTTTGGAAGGATATCCAATAAGTAACTTATGTAGAAGGTGA
- the LOC127098192 gene encoding uncharacterized protein LOC127098192 isoform X4 — translation MSGSRYLFSNGILSHTLDVPPVKHFLEAHPGAYTTSRTHNNASCLLFWERHVKRLSESIQILSNSAPQLLFKSNNAASLLPLDKNFPVWQPTLQMLVNESVEKVLPIALKERVDSEELAITTLVSGNLEKLNVCETKSEEKMSNFFDVHVHLDTYVPPRFGIRGNGAHLAVGGYGRNFAAAKYSDWVRIRKALEKLRPPSVTELLLSNNGDQILEGCVTNFFVVCCKDRDSNDGKAPCEYGNKNSFEVQTAPISDGVLPGIIRQLVLEVCKNEGIPFREVAPSWSKHEIWEEAFITSSLRILQHVESIQAPTDWQSAHSKTWKDISWTKKQFQEKVMEKAILEGYPISNLCTR, via the exons ATGTCAGGTTCGAGGTATCTCTTCAGTAATGGCATTCTTTCACACACCTTAGACGTTCCTCCTGTCAAACACTTTCTTGAAGCTCATCCAG GTGCTTACACAACATCACGTACTCACAATAATGCTTCATGCTTGTTATTTTGGGAAAGACACGTGAAAAGACTCTCAGAATCTATACAAATTCTGTCAAATTCGGCACCACAACTTTTATTCAAATCTAATAATGCTGCAAGTTTGCTGCCATTGGATAAGAATTTTCCAGTTTGGCAACCTACATTGCAGATGCTTGTTAATGAATCAGTGGAGAAGGTCTTGCCAATTGCATTGAAAGAGAGAGTTGATTCTGAGGAGCTGGCCATTACAACTCTTGTTAGTGGTAATTTGGAGAAACTGAATGTATGCGAGACTAAGAGTGAGGAAAAAATGAGTAATTTTTTTGATGTGCATGTGCATCTTGATACTTATGTTCCGCCTCGGTTTGGTATCCGGGGAAATGGTGCACATTTGGCTGTGGGGGGCTATGGGAGGAACTTTGCAGCTGCAAAATATTCAGATTGGGTAAG GATTAGGAAGGCTCTGGAAAAGCTCAGACCTCCATCAGTGACAGAACTGTTGTTGTCTAATAATGGTGATCAAATACTCGAAGGTTGTGTGACAAATTTTTTCGTTGTTTGCTGCAAG GATAGGGATTCAAATGATGGGAAGGCCCCTTGTGAATATGGAAATAAAAACTCTTTTGAAGTGCAGACAGCTCCTATCAGTGATGGTGTTCTTCCAGGAATTATACGCCAACTAGTGCTTGA GGTATGCAAGAATGAAGGAATCCCATTTCGTGAAGTTGCTCCATCATGGTCAAAACATGAAATCTGGGAGGAAGCATTCATCacaa GTAGCTTGAGGATTTTGCAACATGTAGAAAGTATTCAGGCTCCAACAGATTGGCAATCTGCCCATTCTAAAACATGGAAGGATATATCATGGACAAAAAAGCAATTTCAG GAGAAGGTTATGGAGAAAGCAATTTTGGAAGGGTACCCAATAAGTAACCTATGTACAAGGTGA
- the LOC127098192 gene encoding uncharacterized protein LOC127098192 isoform X3, translating to MSGSRYLFSNGILSHTLDVPPVKHFLEAHPGAYTTSRTHNNASCLLFWERHVKRLSESIQILSNSAPQLLFKSNNAASLLPLDKNFPVWQPTLQMLVNESVEKVLPIALKERVDSEELAITTLVSGNLEKLNVCETKSEEKMSNFFDVHVHLDTYVPPRFGIRGNGAHLAVGGYGRNFAAAKYSDWVRIRKALEKLRPPSVTELLLSNNGDQILEGCVTNFFVVCCKDRDSNDGKAPCEYGNKNSFEVQTAPISDGVLPGIIRQLVLEVCKNEGIPFREVAPSWSKHEIWEEAFITSSLRILQHVESIQAPTDWQSAHSKTWKDISWTKKQFQGVPGMITNLIQEKVMEKAILEGYPISNLCTR from the exons ATGTCAGGTTCGAGGTATCTCTTCAGTAATGGCATTCTTTCACACACCTTAGACGTTCCTCCTGTCAAACACTTTCTTGAAGCTCATCCAG GTGCTTACACAACATCACGTACTCACAATAATGCTTCATGCTTGTTATTTTGGGAAAGACACGTGAAAAGACTCTCAGAATCTATACAAATTCTGTCAAATTCGGCACCACAACTTTTATTCAAATCTAATAATGCTGCAAGTTTGCTGCCATTGGATAAGAATTTTCCAGTTTGGCAACCTACATTGCAGATGCTTGTTAATGAATCAGTGGAGAAGGTCTTGCCAATTGCATTGAAAGAGAGAGTTGATTCTGAGGAGCTGGCCATTACAACTCTTGTTAGTGGTAATTTGGAGAAACTGAATGTATGCGAGACTAAGAGTGAGGAAAAAATGAGTAATTTTTTTGATGTGCATGTGCATCTTGATACTTATGTTCCGCCTCGGTTTGGTATCCGGGGAAATGGTGCACATTTGGCTGTGGGGGGCTATGGGAGGAACTTTGCAGCTGCAAAATATTCAGATTGGGTAAG GATTAGGAAGGCTCTGGAAAAGCTCAGACCTCCATCAGTGACAGAACTGTTGTTGTCTAATAATGGTGATCAAATACTCGAAGGTTGTGTGACAAATTTTTTCGTTGTTTGCTGCAAG GATAGGGATTCAAATGATGGGAAGGCCCCTTGTGAATATGGAAATAAAAACTCTTTTGAAGTGCAGACAGCTCCTATCAGTGATGGTGTTCTTCCAGGAATTATACGCCAACTAGTGCTTGA GGTATGCAAGAATGAAGGAATCCCATTTCGTGAAGTTGCTCCATCATGGTCAAAACATGAAATCTGGGAGGAAGCATTCATCacaa GTAGCTTGAGGATTTTGCAACATGTAGAAAGTATTCAGGCTCCAACAGATTGGCAATCTGCCCATTCTAAAACATGGAAGGATATATCATGGACAAAAAAGCAATTTCAG GGTGTACCTGGGATGATCACAAATTTAATCCAG GAGAAGGTTATGGAGAAAGCAATTTTGGAAGGGTACCCAATAAGTAACCTATGTACAAGGTGA
- the LOC127098192 gene encoding uncharacterized protein LOC127098192 isoform X5 — protein sequence MFWERHIKRLSQSIQILSNSAPQLLFKSHNAASLQPLLSNLPVWQLALKRLVNDSLEKVLPIALKERVGSEELIVNTLVTGNSEELNVSESTSEDNMSKIFDVHVHIETYVPPQFGIRGNGEHLAVGGYGRNVAAAKYSDWVRIRKTLEKLRPPSVTELLLSYNGDQILEGSTTNFFVVSRKEDWDSDDGKAPFDYGNKNSFEVQTAPTTDGVLPGIIRQLVLEVCMKEGITFREVAPSWSKHEIWEEAFVTNSLRLLQHVESIQVPTEWQSAHSKTWKDISWTKKLFQDGPGMITTLIQGKVMEKAILEGYPISNLCRR from the exons ATGTTTTGGGAAAGACACATCAAAAGACTTTCACAATCTATACAAATTCTCTCAAACTCCGCACCACAGCTTTTATTTAAATCTCATAATGCTGCAAGTTTGCAGCCATTGTTATCAAATTTGCCAGTTTGGCAACTTGCATTGAAGAGGCTTGTTAATGATTCTTTGGAGAAAGTCTTGCCAATTGCGTTGAAAGAGAGGGTTGGTTCTGAGGAGCTGATCGTCAATACTCTTGTTACTGGTAATTCAGAGGAATTGAATGTAAGCGAGAGTACGAGTGAGGACAATATGAGTAAAATTTTTGACGTGCATGTGCATATTGAAACTTATGTACCTCCTCAATTCGGTATCCGCGGAAATGGCGAACATTTGGCTGTTGGGGGCTATGGGAGGAACGTTGCAGCTGCAAAATATTCAGATTGGGTGAG GATTAGGAAGACTCTTGAAAAGCTCAGACCTCCATCAGTGACAGAACTGTTGCTGTCTTATAATGGTGATCAAATACTTGAAGGTTCTACTACAAATTTTTTCGTTGTTTCCCGCAAG GAGGATTGGGATTCAGATGATGGGAAGGCCCCATTTGATTATGGAAATAAAAACTCCTTTGAAGTGCAGACAGCTCCTACCACTGATGGTGTCCTTCCAGGAATAATACGCCAACTAGTGCTCGA GGTATGCATGAAAGAAGGAATCACATTTCGAGAAGTTGCTCCATCATGGTCGAAACATGAAATCTGGGAGGAAGCATTTGTCACAA ATAGCTTGAGGCTTTTGCAACATGTAGAGAGTATTCAGGTTCCAACAGAATGGCAATCAGCCCATTCTAAAACGTGGAAGGATATATCATGGACAAAAAAGCTATTTCAG GACGGACCTGGGATGATCACAACATTAATCCAG GGAAAGGTTATGGAAAAAGCAATTTTGGAAGGATATCCAATAAGTAACTTATGTAGAAGGTGA